The following proteins come from a genomic window of Gynuella sunshinyii YC6258:
- a CDS encoding L-threonylcarbamoyladenylate synthase: MNVHISKAIRHLSQGHIIAYPTEGVWGLGCNPFNRHAVQRILDIKHRPEHKGLILITSKVEYVNPWLSNLPEENRQIVLASWPGPHTWVFPEMGLLPKWITGKHASVAIRVSAHPLVRELCNAWGGLLVSTSANVATRPAAVRRVQIQKTLANQIDYILPGETSGLNKPSQIRNALTGAQIR, translated from the coding sequence ATGAACGTACATATTTCCAAAGCCATTCGGCATTTATCTCAAGGTCATATTATTGCCTACCCCACCGAAGGTGTGTGGGGTCTGGGCTGTAATCCATTTAATCGCCATGCAGTTCAGCGAATTCTGGATATCAAACATCGTCCGGAGCACAAAGGGTTAATCTTGATTACTTCCAAAGTTGAGTACGTTAATCCCTGGCTAAGCAATCTTCCCGAGGAAAACCGACAGATTGTACTGGCAAGCTGGCCCGGACCCCATACTTGGGTATTTCCGGAAATGGGGTTGTTACCCAAATGGATCACCGGAAAGCACGCGTCAGTAGCCATTCGTGTTTCGGCACACCCGTTAGTCAGAGAACTTTGCAATGCCTGGGGCGGATTGTTGGTTTCTACATCTGCAAATGTTGCCACCAGACCTGCTGCAGTTCGTAGAGTCCAGATTCAAAAGACACTGGCCAACCAGATTGATTACATATTGCCTGGAGAAACGTCAGGCCTGAACAAACCCAGCCAGATCCGTAATGCCCTGACGGGTGCCCAAATACGCTAG